One Ahaetulla prasina isolate Xishuangbanna chromosome 1, ASM2864084v1, whole genome shotgun sequence DNA window includes the following coding sequences:
- the LOC131187936 gene encoding uncharacterized protein LOC131187936 produces MNIFLKSDFSAEDRNSEAYSTHLGPGRRKRLRRSYQPKMANRSRCSTTFSSLGQLSSNSLNNISAEHLNRFKRKAKLKELIQQCTNEEFMELVIPRLTTVVTVFEFLLMKAKKKCPTKAVFPDVYQEFEELHSMVKKMCQDYFNNSELKQPLEIKNHKVAESLGITDCCLEVPKIQTNSFPECTESTDEPILLHISGQKRAAEF; encoded by the exons ATGAACATTTTTTTGAAGTCTGACTTTTCTGCAGAAGATAGAAACTCTGAAGCATACAGCACCCATTTGGGGCCTGGAAGAAGAAAACGGCTGAGAAGATCATATCAACCAAAGATGGCTAATAGATCAAGATGTTCTACAACATTTAGCAGTCTTGGTCAATTATCTTCCAATTCTCTTAATAATATCTCAGCAGAGCATCTTAAtagatttaaaagaaaagctaAGCTAAAAGAG CTGATTCAGCAATGCACCAATGAAGAGTTTATGGAGCTGGTGATTCCACGTTTGACAACAGTTGTTACTGTATTTGAATTCCTACTGATGAAGGCAA AGAAAAAATGTCCAACAAAAGCAGTCTTTCCAGATGTTTATCAGGAGTTTGAAGAGCTCCATTCAATGGTAAAGAAAATGTGTcaagattattttaataattctgaATTAAAGCAACCATTAGAAATAAAAAACCATAAG GTAGCTGAATCACTAGGAATTACAGATTGTTGTCTTGAAGTGCCAAAAATCCAGACAAATTCTTTTCCTGAATGTACTGAATCTACTGATGAGCCTATATTGCTCCATATTTCAGGACAGAAACGAGCAGCTGag TTTTAG